In Nocardioides sp. W7, the genomic stretch ACCGCCGGCGGTCAGTTTCGCGACCACGCCGTCGCAGGCCGGCAGCCACTCCGCCACCAGGTGGGCCTGGTAGCTCGGCGCGAAGAACCGCTCGCAGCCGACGTGCACGTCGGCGTTGTGCTCGTGCCAGCCGACGCCGTCCCCGCTGCGGGCCGCGGCCACGATGCTCGGGGTGTCGCGGATCGTGCCGTGCGCGATCTGGAAGAGACCGCACAGGTACGCCGGGCTGTCGGGGTCGGTGAAGGCGACGACCTGCTCGGGCGGGAGCAGGTAGCGGCCGGTCGCGCCGTCGTACTCCACGTAGCTGCCGGCGGCCTGGGCGTTGAGCCACTCGCGGGCGTAGTGGGCGTCGGTGCCGGTGCGGTCGGCCAGCTCGTGCGGTGTGCTCGCGCCGTGCTCGGCCAGCGAGCGGTAGTAGCCGAGCTCGTCGCCCATCACGACGAGCGCCGCGTTGAGCGCGGCCCCGACCTCCTCGACCGCGCGGAATACGAAGCTCATCAGCGCGTCGGGGTCGAGTGGACGGGTCTGGGTGGTGGTGGTCATCGTGCTGCTCCTTGGCTGGTGGCTGGTACGACGACCCTCGCGCCGGTCCGGACCGGTCCGAATCAGGTGACCCCCCTGGTCCCGGACCGCCCTAACCTCGGGTGGTGCTCATCGGCCGGGACGCCGAGCGACAGGCACTCGCGCGGCTCGCGGTGGCGGCGCGGGTGTCCGAGAGCGGCGCGCTGCTGGTCGTCGGCGAGGCGGGGCAGGGCAAGACCGCGCTGCTGGAGGAGCTGGCGACCCGGGCCGAGGGGCTGCGGGTGCTCCGGGCCCGCGGCAGTGAGTCGGAGAGCGACCTCGCGTTCGGGGGCCTCGACCAGCTGGTCCGGCCGCTGCTGCCGCTGCTCGGGGAGATCCCGGAGCCGCAGGCGCTCGCCCTGGAGACCGCGCTCGCGTTGCGGCCCGGCGACCGGGCCGACCGGTTCGCGATCAGCGCCGCCACCCTCAGCCTGCTGGGCCGTGCGGCGGAGGAGCAGCCGGTCCTGGTGCTGGTCGACGACGCCCACGCCCTCGACCGGCCCTCGGCCGAGGCCCTGGTGTTCGTGGCCCGACGGATCCTGGCCGACCCGCTGGCGGTCGTCGCGGCGAGCCGGCCCACCGGGGGAGTGCTGCTGGAGGCCGGCCTGCCCCGGATCGACCTCGAGGGGCTGTCCCCGGCCGAGGTCACGGCGCTGCTGACGCAGCGCTCGGGCCACCCTCTTCCCGACGACGTCGCCGCCCGCGTGCACGAGGCGACCGCCGGCAACCCGCTGGCCGTCGTCGAGCTGGCCGCGTCGGCGCCGGACCTGCTCGACCGGCTGACGCCGGCGACTCCGATCGGAGTCCCGGACCGCGTGGTGGCCGAGTACGTCCGTCGTACGGCGGCACTCGGACCGTCGGCCCGGACGGCGCTGCTGGTCGCGAGCGTGGCCAGCACCGCGAGCGTGGCCGAGGGCAGCGCCGTGGCCGCCGCCGCGGTCGACCGGCTGGGCGTCGGGTGGGACGAGCTCCGCGAGGCCGAGGCCGCCGGGCTGGTCGCGCTGCGGCCGGGTCGCGTGGAGTTCCGGCACCCGCTGGCGCGGGCCGGGGCGTACGCCGCCGCGTCGGCCGAGCAGCGCCGCGAGGCGCACCTCGCGGTGGCGGCCGTGACCGACGACCCGGACCGGCGCGCCTGGCACCGCGGCGAGGGCACGCTCGGGCTGGACGACCGGGTCGCGGACGAGGTGGCTGCCGCGGCCCGCCGGAGCCTCGACCGCGGGGCGTACTGGGTCGCGGCGTCGTCGTACGAGCGCTCGGCCGCGCTGGCGACGGACCGGGAGCAGCGCGGGGAGCGGATGCTGGCGGCCGGCGAGGCCGCCGCCCTCGCGGGGCACGGCTCCCGGGCGACCGCGCTGCTGGACCTGGCGGCGGCCGAGACCGCGAACCCGCAGCGGCGGGGTCGGGTCGACGCGCTGCGCGGGGCGGTCGAGCAGCGCTGGGGCTCGCTGGAGCGCAGTCGTGAGCTGATCCGCCGGGCCCTGGAGGCACTGGCGCCGGTGGACCCGGACGCGGCGGTCGATGCCGCCACCGACCTGGTGGCCACCTGCTTCTACCTCGGCGACACCGCCCTCGCGGCGCACACGGCCGACACGCTCGACGAGCTGGCCGACCGGGCCTCCGAGGCGGCGCGGGTCCGGTGCCTGCTCGCCGGCGGCGTCGCCCGGGTGATCGCCGGGGAGGACGGGATCGCGGCGATCCGCGCGGCGGTGGCCGCGATGGCGGGCGCGACGCCGGCGACCGACGACCTGCGCCCGAGCTGGCTGGTGCTCGGGCCGCTGTTCCTCCGCGAGGAGTCCGCCACCGCGCGGGGCCTGGCCGAGCTCGCGGAGCGGCAGCTCCGGGACCGCGCCGCGATCGGGTCGCTGGCCGGCCTGCTCTTCGTCGTGGCCCGGTACGCCGGCTCCACCGACCGGTGGGCGGACGCGGCGCGGCACTACCAGGAGGGGATCGCGCTGGCCCGTGAGGCCGGCCAGACCACCGACCTGGCCATGCTGCTGGCCGGGCTGGCCTGGCTGGAGGCCCGCACCGGTCCGGAGCAGCCGTGCCGCGAGCACGCCGCCGAGGCGCTGGCCCTGGCGGCCCGGCACCGGGTGCACCTGGCGCGGATCTGGGCGACGTACGCCCTCGGCGACCTGGAGCTGGGGGCGGGCCGGCACGCCGAGGCCCTCGAGAGGTACGCCGAGCTGCAGGCGTTCCTCGACCGGATCGGGTTCCGCGACGTCGACATCTCCCCGGAGCCCGAGCTGGTCGAGTGCCTGCACCGCACCCACCGTCCCGACGAGGCGGCCCGGCTCGCCGGCGACTACCGCAGCCGGGCGAGGGCCAAGGGCCAGCCCTGGGCGCTCGCCCGGGCGGAGCGGGTGAGCGCCCTGGTCGCCGACGATCCGCGTCCCGGCCTCGAACGGGCCCTCGCGCTGCATGCCGCCAGCCCGGACCGCTTCGAGGAGGCGCGCACCCGGCTGGTGCTGGGCGAGGTGGAGCGCCGCTCGCGCCGTCGTACCGCCTCCCGCGAGCCGTTGCGCGCGGCCCTCGCCTCCTTCGAGAGCCTGGGCGCGCGCCCCTGGGCCGACCGGGCGGCGGTCGAGCTCGAGGCCACGGGGGAGCGGCCGCACCGGCGCGCCGACCGCAGCATCGACCTGCTGACCCCCCAGGAGCTCCAGGTCGCGACCCTGCTCGCGGAGGGGCGGACCACCCGGCAGGCGGCCGCGGCGATGTTCCTGAGCCCCAAGACCGTGGAGTACCACCTGAGGCACGCCTACACGAAGCTCGGCATCAACACCCGGGCCGACCTGGCTCGCGCCCTCGCCGGGGAGCCGGGACCGAGATTGTCCACCGAATAGGTGTGCTTTATGTTGGCTGCACCCGATCCCGAGGAGCACCCGTGTCGTACCGCCCCGAGACCCTGACCGTCCACGCCGGCCAGGAGGAGCCCGACTCCGCGACCAACGCGCGGGCCGTGCCGATCTACCAGACCACGTCGTACGTCTTCAACGACACCGAGCACGCCGCGAACCTCTTCTCGCTGGCCGAGCCGGGCAACATCTACACCCGGATCATGAACCCGACGCAGTCGGTCTTCGAGGAGCGGATGACCCAGCTGGAGGGCGGCGTCGGGGCGCTGGCCACGGCGTCGGGCTCGGCGGCGACCACGTACGCCGTGCTCAACCTGGCCGGCGCCGGCGACAACATCGTCGCGCTCTCGACGCTGTACGGCGGCACCTACGCCCTGTTCGCGCACACGCTCCCGCAGTTCGGCATCACGGTGCGGTTCGTCGACCCCGACCACCCCGAGCAGCTGGCCGCGGCCGTCGACGCGCACACCAAGCTAGTCTTCGCCGAGACCGTCGGCAACCCCAAGATCAACGTCGTCGACATCCGCGCCTGGGCCGACGCCGCGCACGCGCAGGGCCTGCCGCTGATCGTCGACAACACCGCGCCCACGCCGTACCTCGCCCGGGTCTTCGACCACGGCGCGGACGTGGCGGTGCACGCGGCGACCAAGTTCATCGGCGGCCACGGCACCTCCATCGGTGGGGTCATCGTCGACTCCGGCAACTTCGACTGGGCCGCGCACGCGGAGCGGTTCCCCGGCCTGACCGGCCCGGACGCGGCCTACCACGGCGTCGTGTGGACCGAGGCCGTCGGCAACCTGGCCTACATCATCCGGGCGCGCACCGTGCTGCTGCGCAACACCGGCGCGGCGATCACGCCGATGAACTCCTGGCTGTTCCTGCAGGGCCTGGAGACGCTGCACCTGCGGATGGAGCGGCACAGCGCCAACGCGCTGCGCGTCGCGGAGTTCCTCTCCGCCCACCCCGAGGTGTCCTGGGTCAGCTACCCCGGCCTGCCCGACAGCCCCTACAAGGCGGTGGCCGACCGGGTGCTGACCGGTCGTGGGTACGGCGGCATCCTCAGCTTCGGCGTGAAGTCGGGCCGCGAGGGCGGCAAGAAGTTCATCGAGGCGCTCGAGCTCTTCTCGCACCTGGCCAACATCGGGGACGCGAAGTCGCTGGCCATCCACAACGCCACCACCACGCACTCCCAGCTCACGCCCGACGAGCTGGAGGCGGCCGGCGTACCGGAGGACATGGTGCGGCTCTCCGTCGGCATCGAGCACGTCGAGGACCTGATCGCCGACCTCGAGCAGGCCCTGGCCGCCAGCAAGTGAGCTCCCTTGACTGAGTCGGCCGAGCGGGTCGTCCTCGCCACCGAGGACGACCCGCTCATCCTCGAGCACGGGGGCCGGCTCGCCCACGTGGAGGTGGCCTACGAGACGTGGGGCGAGCTGGCCCCGGCGCGCGACAACGTCGTCTTCGTCGCCCACGCGCTCACCGGCGACGCCCACGCCGCGGGAGAGGGCGGCTGGTGGGCGAACCTGATCGGGCCCGGCCTGGCGATCGACACCGACCGCTTCTTCGTGGTCTGCCCCAACCTGCTCGGCGGCTGCCGCGGCACCACCGGCCCGTCGTCCGTCGACCCGGCCACCGGCCGGCCCTGGGGCCTGGACTTCCCGCTGTTCACCGTGCGCGACCTGGTCGCCCTGCACCGCCGGCTGCTCGCACACCTCGGCGTCGAGCGCCTGTACGCCGCGGTCGGCGGCTCGCTGGGCGGCATGCAGGTGCTGCAATGGGCGATCGAGGACCCGGAGGCGATCGAGCGGGCGGTCGTGATCGCGGCGTCCTCCCGGCTCTCGGCGCAGAACATCGCGTTCTCGGCGGTCGCGCGCGACGCCATCATGCGCGACCCCGACTTCCAGGGCGGCGCGTACCTCACCTCCGGCCGCCGCCCCGACCACGGGCTGGCCGTCGCCCGGCGGATGGCCCACATCACCTACGTCTCCGAAGAGTCGCTGGAGACCAAGTTCGGGCGCGAGCGGCTCACCGACGGACCGCCCCGGCACGAGACCGACTTCCAGGTCGAGGCCTACCTCGACCACCAGGCCGAGGTCTTCCTGGAGCGCTTCGACGCCCTGTCGTACCTCTACCTGACCCGGGTGATGGACTACTTCGACCCGTTCGTCGACCCGGAGGCGGCGGTCCGGGCCGGCTCCGGCGGAACCCGCTTCCTGGTCGTCTCCTTCGACACCGACTGGCGCTTCCCGACCGCCCACTCGCGCCGGCTGCACGAGCACCTCGCCGCCGCCGGCACCGCCGGCGAGCACGTGGAGGTCGCCTCGCCCTGGGGGCACGACTCGTTCCTGCTCCAGCCGCCGGGCTACCACGACCTGCTGCGGGGCTTCCTCGATGCGCCCTGACCGTGCTTCTCTGACCCGATGACGCGCCGGATCGATGCCGACTACCTCGTGATCGGGGCGGGGGCCAGCGGCATGGCGTTCACCGACGCCCTGATCGACCACACGGACGTGCGCGTCGCCCTCGTCGACCGCCGCCCCGGCCCCGGCGGGCACTGGCGCGAGGCGTACCCCTTCGTCCGCCTGCACCAGTCCTCCACGTTCTACGGCGTCGCCTCCACCCTGCTCGGCGGCGGCCGGATCCAGACCACGGGTCCCGAGGCGGGGTTGCACGAGCGGGCCGACCAGCCGACGATCCTGCGCTACTACGACGACGTGCTCACCCGCCTCGTCGGCACCGGCGGGGTCGAGCTCATCACCGGCAGCGAGTACGACGGGTCCGGCGCCGTCGTCTCGCTCTCCTCGGGCGAGCGCCTCGAGGTGCCCGAGCGCTGCCGGATCGTCGACGCCCGCTACCTCGCCCCCGACATCCCGGCGGAGACGCCGCCGCGCTTCGGCGTCGACGGTGCCCGGGTGATCCCGGTCAACGACCTGCCGCGGGTCGAGGACGCCCCGAGCCAGTACGTCGTCGTCGGCTCCGGCAAGACCGCCACCGACGCCATCGTCTGGCTGCTGGGCCGCGGGACGGACCCCGACGCGATCTGCTGGGTGCGTCCGCGCGAGCCCTGGATGCTGAACCGCGCCAAGATCCAGCCCGACCCCGAGGTCTTCCTCGGCATGGTCGCCGACCTGATGCGCGCCGCCGGGTCCGCCGGGTCGCTCGACGAGCTGTTCCTCGCCCTCGAGGACGCCGACATCATGCTGCGCATCGACCGCTCGCTCATGCCGACGATGGCCAAGGCGCCGACCCTGGGCGTCTGGGAGCTCGAGCTGCTGCGCAGCGTCGAGAACGTCGTACGCCTCGGTCACCTCGTCACCGCGGGTCGCGGGCGGCTCCAGCTCGAACGGGGATCGGTCGCCGTCGCCGACGCCCTGGTGGTCAACTGTGCCGCCGACGGGCTCAAGCAGCCGCCGCTCGTCCCGATCTGGGGACCCGAGGCGATCACCGTCCAGCCGATCCGCGCCGGCTTCCCCTGCTTCGGTGCGGCGCTGGCCGGGTACGTCGAGGCGACCCGCGGGCCTGGCCCCGACGCGGAGGTCGAGAAGAACCGGCTCTGCCCGCCCTCCAACTACGGCAACACCCTGCCGGACTGGGCCGAGATGAACGTCCGCGGCTTCCGGGGCTCGGCCGCCTTCGGAGCCGAGCCGGACATCAAGGCCTTCGCCGACCGGGTCGCCCTGAACCCCTCGCGGGTCCCGCACGGGCACCCCGGCTCGCCGGGACTCGACGACGCCCTCGCCCGGCTCCAGCAGCACGTCGGCCCGGGGGTCGCCCGACTCGCTGAGCTGTCGGGGCTGACCGGGCCGGCGTGAGCCGTGCCGGCTAGCCGTCGGAGAGCTCGGCCTCGGCGTCCGCCGACGAGGTCACGCAGAACTGGTTGCCCTGCGGGTCGGCCAGGGTCACCCAGGCGAAGCTCTCGTCGCCGCGCCGGTCGACCAGCGTGGCACCGGCCGCGAGCAGTCGGTCGACCTCGGCCTCGAGGTCCGGGGCGGCGAAGTCGTAGTGGATCCGGTTCTTACCGGGCGTGGGGTCCTCGACGAGCTGGAAGGCCAGCTGCACCGGGATCGTGTCGATGCGGACCATCAGGAAGGTGCCGTCGAACGGGTCGGCGACGGTGCCGCCGACCTGCTCCGCCCACCAGGCCGCGAGCGGGACCGGGTCGGTGGAGTCGCAGGTGATCATGCCAAGGGAGAGGGTCATGACGTGACCGTAGGGCGCGGCGCCGACAGTCCGCGACGTCGTACGACGTGGTTGCTGGGGGTGCCGACTCGGATGACGTCCGCGGCCGGGCCCGAACCCCTGGGCGAAGCCGATGAGATCGCCGCGCCCGGCCGGTCAGCACCCGCATGGAACCTCTCGACCTCCGACCTGCCTGCACCGCTCTCGCCCGGGTGGTGAACGACATCCGCGACGACCAGCTCGCCGGGCCGACCCCCTGTCCCGCGTACACCGTCGCCGACCTGGTCGACCACGTCCTGGGCCTCGCGGTCGCCTTCACCGCCGCCGCGCGCAAGGAGACCCTCCCGGTGCCGGTCAGCCCGTCCGGCGACGGCTCGCGGCTCCCGGACGGCTGGCGCGGGGTCGCCACCGATCGGCTCGCCGAGCTCGCGACCGCCTGGGACGACCCCGCGGCGTACGTCGGCCTGACGATGGCCGGCCCGGTCGAGACGCCGGGCGACGTGGCCGCCCTGGTCGCCCTGGACGAGGTCGTCGTGCACGGCTGGGACCTGGCCCGGGCCACCAGCCAGGAGTACGACGCCGACCCGGCGGCCGTCGCCGCGTGCCTGGGGTTCGCGGCCTCCTTCGAGCTGTCCGCGGACGCAAGGGACGCCGCCGCCCCCTTCGGCCCTCCCGTGCCCGTGCCGGCCGATGCGCCCGCCCTCGACCGGCTCGCCGGAGCGACCGGCCGCGACCCGGGCTGGACCGCCGCCTGACCTGCCCAGATTTCGTCCGTCCCACCCCGCTCCGGTACATTCTCCGGCGGTGGCGTGTCCGAGCGGCCTAAGGAGAACGCCTCGAAAGCGTTTGTGGGTGCAAGCCCACCGAGGGTTCAAATCCCTCCGCCACCGCCAGTTGATGTCCCAGGGCATCGAGAACACCCGGACCCACGACAGACGTGGGGTCGGGTGTTCTTCATTTCGGCGGGATCGCGGTCTGCTCGTCGAGATCGATCACTGGCCCGCGCGCACCAGGAGCGCGCCCTGCGGGCAGCGTTCGGTGCCCTCGGGCTGCCGCACCAGCCGAGTCGACTCGACGAACCCGGCCTCGGCCAGCAGGTCGGCCAGGGTGCCGACGGGCCAGCGGTGGGCCGGTGCGACCCGGTGGTCGTAGGGGACCGGTGGGCCGTCCGGCTCGTCCGTGGTCTGGAAGCCCACCAGCAGCGGGGCGCCGTCGGCCAGCATCCGGCGCAGCTCGACCAGCACGGCCGGCAGCTCCGCCGGCTCCACGTGGATGAGCGAGAACCACGCGACGGCTCCGCGCAGGCTCCGGTCGGGGAGGCCGGTGTCGGTCATCGATCGATGGTCGAACCGCAGCCCGGGGTGGGCGGCGCGCGCGAGCGCGACGAAGTCGGCCGAGATGTCCACGCCGTGCACGTCGAGACCGGCGGCGGCGAGGTACGCCGTCCAGTGCCCGGGCCCGCATCCCAGGTCGACGACCGGGCCCGGCTCCCCGGCCCGGACCGTCTCGGCCAGCACCGTCATCGCCGCGCGGTCCCACGGGTGACCGCGGGCGGGGTCGGCGAAGAGATCGGCGTACGGCCCCGCCCAGTGGTCGTACGCCGCCGCGACCCGGTCGAGGCGCCGGGGTTCGGTGGCCACGCGGGTACCGTAGCGTCCGCTGCCGACGGTCGCCCGTGCGTCCACCGACCTCCCGAGCGGTGCGGGACCCGACGTGACCCCGGAGCGCCCGCGAACGGGTCGGGCACGGGGTGTGGAATGAGCCCATGCACCTCATCGAGTTCGAAGGCCGCCGCCCGTCGGTCCACCCCGACGCCTGGATCGCCCCCACCGCCACCCTGATCGGCGACGTGACCGTCGAGAAGGGCGCCAGCGTCTGGTACGGCGCCGTGCTGCGCGGGGACGTCTGCACGATCGTGGTCCGCGAGGGCACCAACATCCAGGACAACTCGGTGCTGCACGCCGGCCCCGACCAGACCCTCGTGGTCGGTCCGAACGCCACCGTCGGCCACTCCTGCGTCGTGCACTGCGCCTCGGTGGGCGAGCAGTCGCTGATCGGCAACGGCTCGATCCTGCTCGACGGCGCGAGCGTCGGCGCCCGCACGCTGGTCGCCGCGGGCTCGGTGGTCACCCCGGGGGCCGAGATCCCCGGAGGCGTGGTCGCGGCGGGCTCCCCGGCCTCGGCCCGCAAGCCGATCGAGGGCACCTCCTCCGAGGTGTGGGTCGAGACCAACGCGCTCTACTACGGCGAGCTCGCCGGTCGGCACCGCACGGGCGCCCGGCCCGTCGAGCAGTCCTGACGGTCCTGACGGTCCGGCTCGGCGTCGGTCACGGTCGCCGCGTGCAGACCGCCACCAGGACGCCGGGCCGGCGGCCGTCGTACACCTCCCGGCCGCGCGCGGCCGACACCAGGACGAGTCGTCCCCGCGGGGTGCGCACCAGCGCGGCCCGCACGTCCTCGACGTCGTCGAACCCGACGGGGGTGCAGCCGTGCTCGGCCAGCACCGGGCGGACGACCTGGGCGTAGCCGTCGGCGGTGGCGCCGGTCGCGGTGCCCGACGTGACGTCCTGCCGCCCGCCCAGGGTGAACCCGCCGGCCAGCAGGCCGAGGAGGAGCAGGGCGGGGAGGGAGCGGGGCGCCATGACGTTCCGCTCAACGACGCACCTCGGGACGAGTGACGCGGGTGTGTTGGAGGATGGGCCCATGACGACCTGGTTCGCCTCGCCCACCGACGCCGTCACCCGCCTCGCAGCGGAGGGCTACCTCGCCGACAGCGCCACGGCCACGACCGCCTTCCTGGCCGGTGCGCTCGAGAAGCCGCTGCTGGTCGAGGGTCCGGCGGGGGTGGGCAAGACCGAGCTCGCCAAGGCGGTCGCCCGCGCGACCGGTGCCGACCTGGTGCGGCTGCAGTGCTACGAGGGGCTCGACGAGGCCCGGGCGCTCTACGAGTGGAACTACAAGAAGCAGCTGCTGCGCATCCAGGCGTCCCAGGGCTCCGACCAGGAGTGGTCGGCGACCCACGACGACATCTTCACCGACGAGTTCCTGCTCACCCGACCGCTGCTGACCGCGATCCGCCGCGAGGAGCCGACGGTGCTGCTGATCGACGAGGTCGACAAGACCGACGTCGAGGTCGAGGGCCTGCTGCTGGAGGTGCTCTCGGACTTCCAGGTCACCATCCCCGAGCTCGGCACCGTCTCCGCCGTACGCCGGCCCTTCGTCGTCCTCACCTCCAACGCCACCCGGGAGCTGTCCGAGGCGGTCAAGCGCCGGTGCCTGTTCCTGCACCTGGACTACCCCGACGCCGAGCGCGAGCGCGAGATCGTCACCTCCCAGGTGCCGGACCTGGAGGACCGGCTCGCCGAGCAGCTGGTCGCGATGGTCGGCCGGCTGCGCGAGCTGGAGCTGAAGAAGGCGCCGTCGATCGCCGAGTCGGTGGACTGGGCGCGCACCCTGCTGGCGCTGGAGATCCGCGAGCTCGACGACAAGGCCGTCAACGACACGCTCGGGGTGGTGCTCAAGCACGCCTCCGACACCGACCGCGCCGTCCGCGAGCTGCGGCTGCGCCGATGACCGGCAGCGGGCTACTCGAGCGCCACATCGCCTTCCTCGAGGCGTTGCGGGCGGCCGGGCTGCCCGTCTCGCTCGCCGAGGACCTCGACGCGGTCGCCGCGCTGCGGGCTCTCCCGTGGGACGAGCGGGCCACGGTCCGCGAGGGGTACGCCGCCACCCTGGTGAAGAAGTCGTCCTTCCGCCCGACCTTCGACACCCTCTTCGACCTGTACTTTCCGCGCCTCGTCGGCGAGGGCGCCGGCCACGCCGACGACGAGGGGGCGGACGAGAGCGCTCCCGGCGACACCGGTCGCGCCCTGGCCTCCTTCCGCGAGCAGCTGCTGGCCGCGCTCGCCGAGGGCGACCAGGAGACGCTGGCCCGGCTGGCCGCCGAGATGGTCGGTCGCTTCGGCGCGATGCCCGGTCGCGGGCCCGGCCTGTCGAGCTGGTCGGCGTACACCGCCCAGCAGCGGGTCGCGCCCAGCCAGCTGGTCGACCGGATCGTCGCCGCCCTGCTCGCCCAGGGCCGCACCGACGAGGAGGCGCAACGCACGGCCGGCCGCCGGCTCGGCGGCTTCACCAAGCTGGTCGAGGACGACGCCCGCAGGCGGATCGCCGAGGAGAAGGGCCCCGACCACGTCGCGAACGTCGCGGTCCGACCGACGATCGACCGGCTCGACTTCCTCCAGGCCCGGCGCACCGACCTGGAGGAGATGCGGCGCGAGATCTACCCGCTGGCCCGCCGGCTCGCGACCCGGCTGACCCAGGAGCACCACGCACGGCGCCGGGGGCC encodes the following:
- a CDS encoding O-acetylhomoserine aminocarboxypropyltransferase/cysteine synthase, whose product is MSYRPETLTVHAGQEEPDSATNARAVPIYQTTSYVFNDTEHAANLFSLAEPGNIYTRIMNPTQSVFEERMTQLEGGVGALATASGSAATTYAVLNLAGAGDNIVALSTLYGGTYALFAHTLPQFGITVRFVDPDHPEQLAAAVDAHTKLVFAETVGNPKINVVDIRAWADAAHAQGLPLIVDNTAPTPYLARVFDHGADVAVHAATKFIGGHGTSIGGVIVDSGNFDWAAHAERFPGLTGPDAAYHGVVWTEAVGNLAYIIRARTVLLRNTGAAITPMNSWLFLQGLETLHLRMERHSANALRVAEFLSAHPEVSWVSYPGLPDSPYKAVADRVLTGRGYGGILSFGVKSGREGGKKFIEALELFSHLANIGDAKSLAIHNATTTHSQLTPDELEAAGVPEDMVRLSVGIEHVEDLIADLEQALAASK
- a CDS encoding helix-turn-helix transcriptional regulator encodes the protein MLIGRDAERQALARLAVAARVSESGALLVVGEAGQGKTALLEELATRAEGLRVLRARGSESESDLAFGGLDQLVRPLLPLLGEIPEPQALALETALALRPGDRADRFAISAATLSLLGRAAEEQPVLVLVDDAHALDRPSAEALVFVARRILADPLAVVAASRPTGGVLLEAGLPRIDLEGLSPAEVTALLTQRSGHPLPDDVAARVHEATAGNPLAVVELAASAPDLLDRLTPATPIGVPDRVVAEYVRRTAALGPSARTALLVASVASTASVAEGSAVAAAAVDRLGVGWDELREAEAAGLVALRPGRVEFRHPLARAGAYAAASAEQRREAHLAVAAVTDDPDRRAWHRGEGTLGLDDRVADEVAAAARRSLDRGAYWVAASSYERSAALATDREQRGERMLAAGEAAALAGHGSRATALLDLAAAETANPQRRGRVDALRGAVEQRWGSLERSRELIRRALEALAPVDPDAAVDAATDLVATCFYLGDTALAAHTADTLDELADRASEAARVRCLLAGGVARVIAGEDGIAAIRAAVAAMAGATPATDDLRPSWLVLGPLFLREESATARGLAELAERQLRDRAAIGSLAGLLFVVARYAGSTDRWADAARHYQEGIALAREAGQTTDLAMLLAGLAWLEARTGPEQPCREHAAEALALAARHRVHLARIWATYALGDLELGAGRHAEALERYAELQAFLDRIGFRDVDISPEPELVECLHRTHRPDEAARLAGDYRSRARAKGQPWALARAERVSALVADDPRPGLERALALHAASPDRFEEARTRLVLGEVERRSRRRTASREPLRAALASFESLGARPWADRAAVELEATGERPHRRADRSIDLLTPQELQVATLLAEGRTTRQAAAAMFLSPKTVEYHLRHAYTKLGINTRADLARALAGEPGPRLSTE
- a CDS encoding TIGR03086 family metal-binding protein; translated protein: MEPLDLRPACTALARVVNDIRDDQLAGPTPCPAYTVADLVDHVLGLAVAFTAAARKETLPVPVSPSGDGSRLPDGWRGVATDRLAELATAWDDPAAYVGLTMAGPVETPGDVAALVALDEVVVHGWDLARATSQEYDADPAAVAACLGFAASFELSADARDAAAPFGPPVPVPADAPALDRLAGATGRDPGWTAA
- a CDS encoding gamma carbonic anhydrase family protein, with amino-acid sequence MHLIEFEGRRPSVHPDAWIAPTATLIGDVTVEKGASVWYGAVLRGDVCTIVVREGTNIQDNSVLHAGPDQTLVVGPNATVGHSCVVHCASVGEQSLIGNGSILLDGASVGARTLVAAGSVVTPGAEIPGGVVAAGSPASARKPIEGTSSEVWVETNALYYGELAGRHRTGARPVEQS
- a CDS encoding class I SAM-dependent methyltransferase, with product MTTTTQTRPLDPDALMSFVFRAVEEVGAALNAALVVMGDELGYYRSLAEHGASTPHELADRTGTDAHYAREWLNAQAAGSYVEYDGATGRYLLPPEQVVAFTDPDSPAYLCGLFQIAHGTIRDTPSIVAAARSGDGVGWHEHNADVHVGCERFFAPSYQAHLVAEWLPACDGVVAKLTAGGRVADVGCGHGASTVLMAQAFPGSRFVGSDYHRASIETARERASDAGLTNTEFVTEPAQAVDGAGFDLVTTFDCLHDMGDPVGAARHIRGLLGDDGTWMIVEPAAGDRVEDNLNPVGRAYYGFSTLLCTPTSLAQDVGLALGTQAGPARIRDVVTAGGFSRFRLVAQTPFNNVFEVRP
- a CDS encoding FAD/NAD(P)-binding protein, whose protein sequence is MTRRIDADYLVIGAGASGMAFTDALIDHTDVRVALVDRRPGPGGHWREAYPFVRLHQSSTFYGVASTLLGGGRIQTTGPEAGLHERADQPTILRYYDDVLTRLVGTGGVELITGSEYDGSGAVVSLSSGERLEVPERCRIVDARYLAPDIPAETPPRFGVDGARVIPVNDLPRVEDAPSQYVVVGSGKTATDAIVWLLGRGTDPDAICWVRPREPWMLNRAKIQPDPEVFLGMVADLMRAAGSAGSLDELFLALEDADIMLRIDRSLMPTMAKAPTLGVWELELLRSVENVVRLGHLVTAGRGRLQLERGSVAVADALVVNCAADGLKQPPLVPIWGPEAITVQPIRAGFPCFGAALAGYVEATRGPGPDAEVEKNRLCPPSNYGNTLPDWAEMNVRGFRGSAAFGAEPDIKAFADRVALNPSRVPHGHPGSPGLDDALARLQQHVGPGVARLAELSGLTGPA
- a CDS encoding VOC family protein, yielding MTLSLGMITCDSTDPVPLAAWWAEQVGGTVADPFDGTFLMVRIDTIPVQLAFQLVEDPTPGKNRIHYDFAAPDLEAEVDRLLAAGATLVDRRGDESFAWVTLADPQGNQFCVTSSADAEAELSDG
- a CDS encoding homoserine O-acetyltransferase, with translation MTESAERVVLATEDDPLILEHGGRLAHVEVAYETWGELAPARDNVVFVAHALTGDAHAAGEGGWWANLIGPGLAIDTDRFFVVCPNLLGGCRGTTGPSSVDPATGRPWGLDFPLFTVRDLVALHRRLLAHLGVERLYAAVGGSLGGMQVLQWAIEDPEAIERAVVIAASSRLSAQNIAFSAVARDAIMRDPDFQGGAYLTSGRRPDHGLAVARRMAHITYVSEESLETKFGRERLTDGPPRHETDFQVEAYLDHQAEVFLERFDALSYLYLTRVMDYFDPFVDPEAAVRAGSGGTRFLVVSFDTDWRFPTAHSRRLHEHLAAAGTAGEHVEVASPWGHDSFLLQPPGYHDLLRGFLDAP
- a CDS encoding class I SAM-dependent methyltransferase — protein: MATEPRRLDRVAAAYDHWAGPYADLFADPARGHPWDRAAMTVLAETVRAGEPGPVVDLGCGPGHWTAYLAAAGLDVHGVDISADFVALARAAHPGLRFDHRSMTDTGLPDRSLRGAVAWFSLIHVEPAELPAVLVELRRMLADGAPLLVGFQTTDEPDGPPVPYDHRVAPAHRWPVGTLADLLAEAGFVESTRLVRQPEGTERCPQGALLVRAGQ